A stretch of the Equus caballus isolate H_3958 breed thoroughbred chromosome X, TB-T2T, whole genome shotgun sequence genome encodes the following:
- the LOC138921804 gene encoding uncharacterized protein encodes MRRVPAWWPEEESLFLWSRLLRLHKDKRDNETRSSVLEPFGLRGAGLPDPRAERVAGALCRLRCSHWAAGSSASPCPDGAASYTQARRLRPGTEDRGGGLSPRHARPAAEAPFLRECTSTDHVRKHAARRNSARLYEGTQARSQLITKTRADVTRTSARGPPPIGEVSGLPRPQGTRAQQAQSGPGDQRLGAVSCTCLLLAEAPGSTNAGPEIPPLALGGCSPPPFACLLCTRHSPRLWKLTLQVHRRKLHHKAPAVTHELLCRHCLGVVPAHRGWPSRVGTLGVSVNFWQPPHLHSYHKPEKHLQSGAGRGSIPCFHLLSFSNIFFTVLSL; translated from the exons atGCGGAGAGTACCTGCTTGGTGGCCTGAAGAGGAAAGCCTGTTCCTCTGGTCTCGGCTCCTTCGCCTGCACAAGGACAAGAGGGATAACGAGACAAGGTCATCAG TCCTGGAGCCTTTCGGGCTGCGCGGCGCGGGTCTCCCGGATCCACGGGCCGAGCGAGTGGCGGGCGCGTTGTGCCGACTCCGCTGCAGCCACTGGGCAGCAGGGTCCTCCGCCTCCCCGTGTCCCGACGGGGCCGCCTCCTACACCCAGGCGAGGAGACTACGCCCAGGGACCGAAGACCGCGGCGGCGGTCTGTCCCCGCGCCACGCTCGCCCAGCCGCTGAAGCCCCTTTCTTGCGGGAATGCACGAGCACGGACCACGTACGTAAGCACGCAGCACGCCGGAACTCAGCACGCCTGTACGAAGGCACGCAGGCACGCAGCCAGCTCATTACGAAGACACGCGCTGACGTCACGCGCACAAGTGCACGCGGGCCCCCGCCGATAGGAGAAGTCAGTGGACTCCCCCGGCCCCAAGGGACGAGGGCTCAGCAGGCCCAGTCGGGGCCTGGAGACCAGCGGCTGGGAGCAG TGAGCTGCACCTGCTTGCTCCTTGCCGAAGCTCCAGGAAGCACGAATGCTGGCCCTGAG ATTCCTCCTCTGGCCCTCGGGGgctgctctcctcctccctttgcaTGCCTGCTTTGCACTCGGCATTCACCTAGACTCTGGAAGT TGACGCTCCAAGTCCACAGGAGGAAGCTGCATCACAAGGCACCTGCAGTCACCCACGAGCTACTTTGCCGCCACTGCTTAGGTGTGGTGCCTGCACACAGAGGGTGGCCCAGCCGAGTTGGAACCTTGGGAGTTTCCGTGAACTTCTGGCAACCTCCTCACTTGCATTCATATCACAAGCCAGAAAAGCACCTTCAATCGGGGGCGGGGCGAGGCTCAATTCCATGTTTCCATCTTCTGAGTTTCAGTAACATCTTCTTTACTGTCCTCAGTCTCTGA